In Thermoanaerobaculia bacterium, the sequence CGCCCACCTCCGGCGAGGTGCGGATCGACGGCGAGCCCGTCGCGGCCTTCGATCCGGTCGAGCTCCGCCGCCGGATGGGGTACGTGATCCAGGAAGGAGGGCTCTTCCCGCACCTCACGGTCCGCGGCAACGTCCTCCTTCTCGGCCGCCACCTGAAGAAGCCCGCCGCTTTCCTCGATCGGCGGCTGTGCGAGGTCGGCGAGCTCGTGCGGCTCCCTCCCGATCTGATGGACCGCTATCCGGCGGAGCTCTCCGGCGGACAGCGCCAGCGCGTCGGTCTCATGCGTGCGCTGCTCCTCGACCCCGAGATGCTCCTCCTCGACGAGCCGATGGGCGCGCTCGACCCGCTCGTGCGCGCCGAGCTCCAGGACGAGTTCCGCGAGATTTTCGAGCGGCTCTCGCCGACGGTCGTCCTCGTCACGCACGACCTGCCGGAAGCGGCGTATCTCGCCGATCGGCTCGTCCTGCTCGACGCCGGCCGGGTGGTCCAGGAGGGGGGCCTCGACGATTTCCGCCGCGCGCCGGCGGCGCCGTTCGTCACGGCGTTCCTCGATGCGCAGCGCGGGCTGCCGTCGTGAGGCGGCGCGAACGCGGCGCCCTGGCGGCGGCGGTTCTGTTCGCGGCGGGGTTTCCGGTGTCGGCCGCCGACGGTCCCGTCCGCGTCGGCTCGAAGAAATTCACGGAGTCGTACGTGCTCGGCGAGATCATGACGCGCGCGCT encodes:
- a CDS encoding ATP-binding cassette domain-containing protein, which encodes MRPAIDLVGVEKRFGGAVALQPTTLSISAGKTTALIGRSGSGKSTILRLIIGLIAPTSGEVRIDGEPVAAFDPVELRRRMGYVIQEGGLFPHLTVRGNVLLLGRHLKKPAAFLDRRLCEVGELVRLPPDLMDRYPAELSGGQRQRVGLMRALLLDPEMLLLDEPMGALDPLVRAELQDEFREIFERLSPTVVLVTHDLPEAAYLADRLVLLDAGRVVQEGGLDDFRRAPAAPFVTAFLDAQRGLPS